In Chloroflexaceae bacterium, the following proteins share a genomic window:
- a CDS encoding DUF3524 domain-containing protein, with translation MRILWIDPFHGGSHAAVAAGYAARAAHQVTLLTLSQAGGWRWRMRGGAITLARMARALGERPALIVASDMLDLATFRALTADCLGGAPAAVYFHENQLTYPLPPARRRDLGLAWINYTSALVADAVIFNSDFHRRDFLGALGDLLRRHHDHQELENVEAIAAKSHVLPPGIDLASLDVAAEDRTPPEEGPLTILWNSRWEYDKQPGAFFAGLEALEARGADFRLIVAGEHIDPRAPAFVAARERWRQRIVHWGYAPTRSAYAALLHRADVVVSTALQEYFGIAVVEALYCGCAPVLPRRLNYPDLLPASLHAACLYDDHNRMVDLLLAHCRARQRPDRATWRAIAAPYDWRHLAPRYDRLFSSLT, from the coding sequence ATGCGCATCCTGTGGATCGACCCCTTTCACGGCGGCTCGCACGCCGCGGTCGCGGCGGGCTATGCGGCGCGCGCCGCCCATCAGGTAACGTTGCTGACCCTTTCGCAGGCGGGCGGCTGGCGCTGGCGCATGCGCGGCGGCGCCATCACCCTGGCGCGCATGGCTCGCGCCCTCGGCGAGCGCCCCGCCCTGATCGTCGCCAGCGACATGCTTGACCTGGCCACCTTTCGCGCTCTGACCGCCGATTGCCTGGGGGGCGCGCCTGCAGCGGTCTACTTTCACGAGAATCAGTTGACCTATCCTCTGCCGCCGGCGCGCCGGCGCGATCTGGGCCTGGCCTGGATCAACTACACCTCGGCGCTCGTCGCCGACGCGGTGATCTTCAACTCCGACTTTCATCGGCGCGATTTTCTGGGCGCCCTGGGCGATCTGCTGCGTCGCCATCACGATCACCAGGAACTGGAGAACGTCGAAGCCATCGCCGCGAAGAGTCACGTGCTGCCGCCCGGGATCGATCTGGCGTCCCTCGATGTGGCGGCGGAGGATCGGACGCCTCCGGAGGAAGGTCCGCTGACCATCCTCTGGAACTCGCGCTGGGAGTACGACAAGCAGCCCGGGGCCTTCTTCGCCGGCCTGGAAGCCCTGGAGGCCCGCGGGGCCGACTTTCGCCTGATCGTAGCCGGCGAGCACATTGATCCGCGCGCGCCCGCCTTCGTCGCCGCTCGCGAGCGCTGGCGCCAGCGCATCGTGCACTGGGGCTACGCGCCCACCCGCAGCGCCTACGCTGCTCTGCTACATCGCGCCGACGTCGTAGTCAGCACCGCGCTCCAGGAGTATTTTGGCATCGCGGTCGTTGAGGCCCTCTACTGCGGCTGCGCCCCGGTGTTGCCCCGGCGCCTGAACTACCCTGACCTGCTTCCGGCGTCGTTGCACGCCGCCTGCCTTTATGACGATCACAACCGCATGGTGGATCTGCTCCTGGCCCATTGCCGGGCCCGGCAACGGCCCGACCGCGCCACGTGGCGGGCCATCGCCGCGCCCTATGACTGGCGCCACCTGGCGCCCCGCTATGACCGGTTGTTTTCCTCTTTGACATAA
- a CDS encoding enoyl-CoA hydratase, with amino-acid sequence MTTVSQSYQHLLFELDERLAFITMNRPAKRNALSLEHMEELIDAFRTVGRRGDIGVAVLRGAGPAFCAGHDLSEMLGRSPEFYRQLFDVCTVLMETIQAIPQPVIAQVHGIATAAGCQLAATCDLVVAAEDARFATPGVKIGLFCSTPMVALSRAVPAKKAMEMLLTGEPISAAEARDFGLVNQVVPPAELESATRALAEKIAAASGTVVGLGKQAFYRQINMPQHQAYAYAREVMSFNATFPDAQEGICAFLEKRPPRWGDR; translated from the coding sequence ATGACGACCGTGTCCCAATCTTACCAGCACCTGCTGTTCGAGCTCGACGAACGGCTGGCGTTCATCACGATGAACCGGCCCGCAAAGCGGAACGCGCTTTCACTAGAACATATGGAGGAACTGATTGACGCCTTCCGTACCGTGGGCCGACGGGGCGACATCGGCGTGGCGGTGTTGCGCGGCGCGGGACCGGCGTTCTGCGCGGGCCACGACCTGAGCGAGATGCTCGGGCGCAGCCCCGAGTTTTATCGCCAGCTCTTCGATGTTTGCACGGTGTTGATGGAGACCATCCAGGCCATTCCGCAGCCGGTGATCGCCCAGGTGCACGGTATTGCCACGGCGGCGGGCTGCCAGCTCGCCGCCACCTGCGATCTGGTGGTGGCCGCCGAGGACGCCCGGTTCGCCACGCCTGGCGTGAAGATCGGGCTGTTCTGCTCAACGCCCATGGTGGCGCTGAGCCGCGCCGTGCCGGCCAAGAAGGCTATGGAGATGCTGCTGACCGGCGAGCCGATTTCGGCGGCCGAGGCCCGCGACTTTGGACTGGTGAACCAGGTGGTCCCGCCCGCTGAACTAGAGAGCGCGACCCGCGCCCTGGCCGAGAAGATCGCCGCTGCCAGCGGCACGGTGGTGGGCCTGGGCAAGCAGGCCTTCTACCGGCAGATCAATATGCCCCAGCATCAAGCCTACGCCTACGCCAGAGAAGTGATGTCGTTCAACGCCACCTTCCCCGACGCACAGGAGGGGATCTGCGCCTTTCTGGAGAAGCGCCCGCCCCGCTGGGGGGATCGGTGA